A stretch of Exiguobacterium sp. BMC-KP DNA encodes these proteins:
- the ezrA gene encoding septation ring formation regulator EzrA has translation MWAWVIGVIVIVLLVMLFSMISRKKYYTKIDELDMRKQGIVSASIPKELQDLKQLPMAGETETKFSSWHQAWEELLTVHVAQIDETLYRAEEALDKYRFIAVKNDLEVTEQLIAELEGLIDEMLVEMSTFKTNQSVLAELKAQGEADSGQVRKSLLIQANSFGPALARLEERSEQIDAHWNEMCQYEASGEVTKAYETSLLLEQEVATTRQLVELVPKQWKILAHELRQRIDQLGAGYKEMSLDGYPLEPLGLQSEIKRFEEQRLSLSEKIERLEVDGLEEAIQQLSADVDQMYDTFRREVDARHQVKKENQSLKQKALRMRERIRQLAQEFSILREKYEISADLGIHYETIQRDEELLFEAAKDLDESIAGKIIPFSMLEDQMRDAIRLEEQLMIQYERFTVELQALRKEETEVRERIVAWRHQLSQTRLRLKRLGLPNLPTEVEEALRNANRSLQTLETRLEELPFNVRSIVAQSQDVQETFKHVQERLDTLVFEVTYAERLVQYANRYRRHDNEIHMSLTIAETKFLAGDYERTIVLAERVLNEYDPDAIERIKRSCAPEETLHV, from the coding sequence ATGTGGGCATGGGTGATCGGAGTCATCGTCATCGTATTACTCGTCATGCTATTTAGCATGATCAGTCGAAAAAAATACTACACGAAAATCGATGAACTTGATATGCGAAAACAAGGCATCGTCAGTGCATCGATTCCAAAGGAGTTGCAGGACTTAAAGCAACTTCCGATGGCGGGTGAGACGGAGACGAAGTTCAGCTCCTGGCATCAAGCGTGGGAAGAGTTACTAACAGTCCACGTCGCCCAAATCGATGAGACACTTTACCGTGCGGAAGAAGCGCTCGATAAATATCGGTTCATCGCCGTCAAGAATGACCTCGAAGTAACGGAACAATTAATTGCGGAACTTGAAGGATTGATTGATGAGATGCTCGTCGAGATGTCGACGTTCAAAACGAATCAATCGGTTCTAGCAGAACTGAAAGCGCAAGGTGAGGCTGATTCAGGACAAGTTCGGAAATCATTACTGATTCAAGCGAATTCGTTCGGACCGGCGCTCGCGCGTCTAGAAGAACGAAGTGAACAAATCGATGCGCATTGGAATGAGATGTGCCAGTACGAAGCCTCAGGCGAAGTGACGAAGGCGTATGAAACAAGCTTGTTGCTTGAACAAGAAGTAGCAACGACACGTCAACTTGTCGAACTCGTACCGAAACAATGGAAGATTCTCGCTCATGAATTGCGTCAACGGATTGATCAGCTTGGAGCGGGTTATAAGGAAATGTCGTTAGATGGGTATCCACTTGAACCACTCGGTCTACAATCTGAGATCAAACGGTTCGAGGAACAGCGCTTGAGTCTTTCTGAAAAAATCGAGAGACTTGAAGTCGACGGTTTAGAAGAGGCGATTCAACAGTTGTCAGCCGACGTTGATCAAATGTACGATACGTTCCGTCGTGAAGTTGATGCGCGCCACCAAGTGAAAAAAGAAAACCAATCCTTGAAACAAAAAGCATTACGGATGCGTGAACGGATTCGTCAGTTAGCACAAGAGTTCAGTATTTTACGTGAAAAGTATGAAATCTCAGCAGATCTTGGAATTCATTATGAAACAATTCAGCGTGACGAAGAGCTGTTATTCGAAGCAGCAAAAGATCTCGATGAGTCGATTGCTGGAAAAATCATTCCGTTCAGTATGCTCGAAGATCAAATGCGCGATGCGATTCGACTCGAAGAACAGTTGATGATTCAATACGAACGCTTTACGGTCGAGCTTCAAGCGCTTCGAAAAGAAGAGACAGAAGTTCGCGAACGAATCGTCGCGTGGCGCCATCAGCTCTCACAAACACGTCTTCGTCTGAAACGACTTGGATTACCGAACTTACCAACGGAAGTCGAAGAAGCACTACGGAATGCGAACCGTTCGCTACAGACGCTTGAGACGCGGCTCGAAGAGTTGCCGTTTAATGTCCGATCGATCGTTGCACAAAGCCAGGACGTCCAAGAAACGTTTAAACATGTGCAAGAACGGTTAGATACATTAGTGTTCGAAGTCACGTATGCAGAACGACTCGTCCAGTATGCGAACCGATACCGTCGCCACGACAACGAGATACATATGTCGCTGACGATCGCGGAAACGAAGTTCTTAGCGGGAGACTATGAACGAACGATTGTCTTAGCGGAACGTGTCCTAAATGAATACGATCCGGACGCGATCGAGCGCATTAAACGGTCGTGTGCACCAGAGGAAACACTGCACGTTTAA
- a CDS encoding GAF domain-containing protein, translating to MFETKTYEGDRTKQYDMLSKQLDALLMGEENQVANLSNASALLNQFLDRINWVGFYLTDTEQNQLVLGPFQGLPACVRIPFGRGVCGTSAAEQTTQRIEDVHQFPGHIACDAASNSEIVIPLVKDGQTIGVLDIDSPEFNRFDEVDQAGLEAFCTTLLRHL from the coding sequence ATGTTCGAAACAAAGACATATGAAGGTGACCGGACGAAACAATATGACATGCTTTCAAAACAACTTGATGCGTTATTAATGGGAGAAGAGAATCAAGTCGCAAACTTGTCGAATGCGAGTGCGTTACTGAATCAGTTCCTCGACCGCATCAACTGGGTCGGCTTCTATTTGACAGATACAGAACAAAACCAACTCGTCCTCGGACCGTTCCAAGGACTTCCAGCATGTGTTCGTATTCCATTCGGTCGTGGTGTCTGTGGAACGTCAGCAGCCGAACAAACGACACAACGCATTGAAGACGTCCATCAGTTCCCAGGTCATATCGCGTGTGACGCGGCTTCGAATTCAGAAATCGTCATTCCACTCGTCAAAGACGGTCAAACGATCGGCGTACTTGATATCGACAGCCCAGAATTCAACCGTTTCGATGAAGTCGATCAAGCTGGTTTAGAAGCTTTCTGTACGACACTGCTTCGTCATCTGTAA
- the rpsD gene encoding 30S ribosomal protein S4 — MARYTGPAWKLSRRLGISLTETGKEIAKRPYAPGQHGNSRRKVSEYGLQLQAKQTLRHMYGVNERQFNRIFNDAGKMPGIHGENFMFLLEARLDNVVYRMGMARTRRAARQLVNHGHIQVDGQRVDIPSFRVKPGQTISVREKSKNFVVIKEALEVAPATKDFVTFDAEKLEGTFVRLPERSELNDQIQEQLVVEYYSR, encoded by the coding sequence ATGGCTCGCTATACAGGTCCAGCTTGGAAACTCTCACGTCGTCTCGGTATCTCACTTACTGAAACAGGAAAAGAAATCGCAAAACGCCCTTACGCACCAGGTCAACACGGTAACAGCCGTCGTAAAGTATCTGAGTACGGTCTTCAACTTCAAGCGAAGCAAACACTTCGTCACATGTATGGAGTAAACGAACGCCAATTCAACCGTATCTTCAACGATGCTGGCAAAATGCCTGGTATCCACGGTGAGAACTTCATGTTCTTACTCGAAGCACGTCTTGATAACGTCGTTTACCGTATGGGTATGGCTCGTACACGTCGTGCTGCTCGTCAGCTCGTCAACCACGGTCACATCCAAGTTGATGGACAACGCGTTGATATCCCATCATTCCGCGTGAAACCAGGTCAAACGATCTCAGTTCGCGAAAAATCGAAGAACTTTGTCGTTATCAAAGAAGCACTCGAAGTTGCTCCAGCAACTAAAGACTTCGTTACTTTCGATGCTGAGAAGCTCGAAGGAACATTCGTCCGTCTTCCTGAGCGTTCTGAATTGAACGATCAAATCCAAGAACAACTCGTCGTCGAGTACTACTCACGTTAA
- a CDS encoding biotin transporter BioY has product MKTRDLTFIALGAAIIAAVSSMPQIQLVGAVPITLQMLAIMTVSAILGGKRGGLAVLIFLLLAAAGLPVLGGKGGLAPFVGPTAGYLIAFPIAGFFIGFVAEKTRRFVPLFIGMIVFGLGLVYLLGTFGLMAVLDLSFKDAFAINYPFVLWDTIKAVVATTIAVRLLPLRLFRTA; this is encoded by the coding sequence ATGAAAACAAGAGATTTAACGTTCATCGCCTTAGGCGCTGCCATCATTGCAGCCGTCAGTTCTATGCCACAAATCCAACTCGTCGGTGCTGTTCCGATCACACTCCAGATGCTCGCCATCATGACGGTCAGTGCGATCCTCGGTGGAAAACGTGGCGGACTCGCTGTCTTGATCTTCCTATTGCTTGCAGCAGCTGGTCTACCCGTTCTTGGAGGAAAAGGTGGACTTGCTCCGTTCGTCGGACCAACTGCCGGTTATTTGATTGCCTTTCCGATTGCCGGATTCTTCATCGGATTCGTCGCTGAAAAAACGCGTCGCTTCGTCCCCTTATTCATCGGGATGATCGTCTTTGGACTCGGTTTAGTTTATCTACTTGGAACATTTGGTCTGATGGCTGTTCTCGATTTGTCGTTTAAAGACGCTTTTGCGATCAACTACCCCTTCGTCCTATGGGATACGATCAAAGCAGTCGTCGCTACGACAATCGCCGTTCGTTTATTGCCACTCCGCTTATTCCGGACAGCTTAA
- the tyrS gene encoding tyrosine--tRNA ligase has translation MMTLLEDLEFRGLINQMTDEEGLKTLLETPTTLYTGFDPTADSLHIGHLLPILVLKRFQQAGHHVVGLVGGATGMIGDPSGRATERSLNTSDIVEEFANRIKGQLSRFLPLEGENPVTIANNLDWTKDLTIIDFLRDIGKHFPVSYMLAKDSVDSRLQNGISFTEFSYMLLQSFDFLKLYEDQGCRLQVGGSDQWGNITAGMELIRRVGHEEKAFGLTVPLVTKADGQKFGKTAGGAVWLDADKTSPYEFYQFWFNVDDLDVIKFLKYFTFLTHEELDALAEEVKAAPEKRVAQRRLAEEMTVLVHGEEGLTQAQRITTALFSGDIKSLQVEDIEDAFKGMPRFTLGESKNLVDVLVEAKISPSKRQAREDVTNGAIYLNGEREQDLTKEITEADAIGRFTIVRRGKKKYFVVEHA, from the coding sequence ATAATGACGTTATTAGAAGATTTAGAATTTCGCGGTTTAATTAACCAAATGACGGATGAAGAAGGACTTAAAACATTACTCGAGACACCGACGACGCTATACACGGGTTTCGATCCAACAGCTGATTCGTTGCATATCGGACACTTGTTGCCAATCTTAGTTTTAAAACGATTCCAACAAGCAGGTCACCATGTCGTAGGTCTCGTTGGTGGGGCGACGGGAATGATTGGAGACCCAAGTGGTCGCGCAACGGAACGTTCTTTAAATACATCGGATATCGTTGAAGAGTTCGCGAACCGGATTAAAGGTCAATTATCGCGCTTCTTACCACTTGAAGGAGAAAACCCGGTCACGATCGCGAATAACCTGGACTGGACGAAAGATTTGACGATCATCGATTTCTTACGCGATATCGGAAAACACTTCCCGGTCAGCTACATGCTTGCGAAGGACTCTGTTGATTCACGACTTCAAAACGGGATCTCGTTCACAGAGTTCTCATACATGTTACTTCAATCGTTTGACTTCTTGAAACTCTATGAAGATCAAGGATGCCGTCTCCAAGTCGGAGGTAGTGATCAGTGGGGAAACATCACAGCGGGGATGGAGCTGATCCGTCGCGTTGGTCACGAAGAAAAAGCATTCGGTTTGACGGTGCCGCTCGTTACAAAAGCAGACGGTCAGAAATTTGGTAAGACAGCTGGCGGTGCAGTTTGGTTAGATGCTGACAAAACGTCACCGTACGAGTTCTACCAGTTCTGGTTCAACGTCGACGATCTCGACGTCATCAAATTCTTGAAATACTTCACGTTCTTGACGCATGAAGAGCTTGATGCACTCGCAGAGGAAGTCAAAGCGGCACCAGAGAAGCGCGTTGCACAACGTCGTCTCGCTGAAGAGATGACAGTTCTCGTCCACGGTGAAGAAGGTCTGACGCAAGCACAACGTATCACGACTGCACTCTTTAGTGGAGATATCAAATCCCTGCAAGTCGAAGATATCGAAGATGCGTTCAAAGGAATGCCACGCTTTACGCTTGGTGAATCGAAGAACCTCGTCGACGTTCTCGTTGAGGCGAAAATCAGTCCGTCAAAACGTCAAGCACGTGAAGATGTGACGAACGGTGCAATTTACCTAAACGGAGAGCGCGAGCAAGACTTAACGAAAGAAATCACTGAAGCAGATGCAATCGGTCGCTTTACGATCGTACGTCGCGGAAAGAAAAAATACTTCGTCGTCGAGCATGCTTGA
- a CDS encoding transglycosylase domain-containing protein, with amino-acid sequence MRENWSKFWNHPRTKAVRHWSNITYDVSWNIILFLIIAVLLIGSFSVGAAGGYFASLVKGTKAPPLTEMKQQVNSYAVTSQIYWGSGEKLTNVSTDEERQPVDIKNISPYLLDAVLSTEDTDFYQHDGVVPKATLRAVLQELTNSASRTGGSTLTQQLIKNQILTNEVSFERKAKEIILALRLENAMSKDEILQAYLNVVSFGRNSLGRNIAGIEAASQGVFNKSAKKLTLPQAAFLAGIPKNPYYYTPYLQGGVVKKDLTPSINRMKTVLKRMYVAKNITKEQYEKALKHDITKDFAKQSKRSRDTYPYVYDLAEREATKIMTKYLMKQDGIKEDEVKPSELAEVRANYQDQALVALRQGGYKVHLTLDKKIHESMQQPAKNNGNFPGSMQYKQVVDPKTKKTVSKQDPEETAAVMVQNETGRILGFVGGRYMDGKADDFNRAFQAKRQIGSTAKPILVYSNGIENGLITPESTVNDEEYYYQTVPRQPGDRPIKNEGGRYRGNVTVRTALELSLNVPAVKIYEKMNMSNSIQKLVDMGVEVPDAIRYAPSAALGTMEITPVELAGAYATLANYGEFVQPYVISKITKDGKDIYKAKPKKKRIYEPRTAYLTLDMMRGVFTRGTATFAKDRLNVPGDWAGKTGTTNDVKDSYLVGSTPGVTLAVWTGHDQNNSLIGPTTYYQRTQTLWSQMANAAYSANNSYFKSGARFTQPSSVSADDFKNSGRFKEEDKKKKAEEAKKKAEAEKKKEEAAKRAEEEAKRAEEQKQEAQQNEQQAEADAKKKAEEDAKRAADAKAKAEAEAKKKAEADAKKKEADAKKQQEQQKKQDEKKNDATSEN; translated from the coding sequence ATGCGCGAGAACTGGTCCAAGTTTTGGAATCACCCCCGGACGAAAGCCGTTCGGCACTGGTCGAATATCACATACGATGTTTCATGGAACATCATTTTATTCCTCATCATAGCAGTGTTGCTCATTGGAAGCTTCTCCGTCGGAGCCGCCGGTGGATACTTCGCTTCACTTGTCAAAGGCACAAAAGCTCCTCCATTGACGGAAATGAAGCAACAAGTCAATAGCTATGCGGTGACGAGTCAGATTTATTGGGGAAGCGGCGAGAAGTTGACGAACGTCTCTACTGATGAAGAACGTCAACCCGTTGATATTAAAAACATCTCTCCCTATTTATTGGATGCCGTCTTATCAACTGAAGATACTGATTTTTATCAGCACGATGGGGTTGTCCCAAAAGCAACATTACGTGCAGTCTTGCAAGAACTGACGAATTCCGCGTCACGGACTGGCGGAAGTACGTTGACTCAACAATTAATCAAAAACCAAATTTTGACGAATGAAGTCTCGTTCGAACGGAAAGCAAAAGAAATCATCTTGGCGCTACGCCTCGAAAACGCGATGTCAAAAGATGAAATTCTTCAAGCTTATTTGAATGTCGTCTCATTTGGTCGAAATTCACTCGGACGTAATATTGCCGGAATTGAAGCGGCTTCTCAAGGTGTCTTTAATAAATCGGCGAAAAAGCTGACATTACCACAAGCAGCCTTCCTCGCTGGTATTCCGAAAAACCCATACTATTACACACCTTATCTACAAGGTGGCGTCGTCAAGAAAGATTTGACGCCAAGTATCAATCGGATGAAGACCGTCTTAAAACGGATGTATGTCGCAAAAAATATTACAAAAGAGCAATATGAAAAAGCACTCAAACACGATATCACGAAAGACTTTGCGAAACAGTCGAAACGTTCACGTGATACGTACCCGTACGTCTATGACTTAGCAGAGCGTGAAGCGACAAAAATCATGACGAAGTACTTGATGAAACAAGATGGAATCAAAGAAGATGAAGTCAAACCGTCAGAACTAGCGGAAGTTCGAGCAAACTATCAAGATCAAGCACTTGTTGCACTCCGTCAGGGTGGGTACAAAGTTCACTTGACACTAGACAAGAAAATTCATGAATCCATGCAGCAACCTGCGAAGAATAACGGTAACTTCCCTGGCAGCATGCAGTACAAGCAAGTCGTGGATCCAAAAACAAAAAAAACCGTTTCAAAACAAGATCCCGAAGAAACAGCAGCTGTCATGGTTCAAAATGAGACGGGTCGTATCCTCGGATTCGTCGGTGGGCGTTATATGGATGGAAAAGCCGATGACTTCAACCGGGCATTCCAAGCCAAACGCCAAATTGGATCAACAGCAAAACCAATCCTCGTTTACTCAAACGGGATTGAGAACGGTTTGATTACTCCAGAATCAACCGTTAATGATGAAGAATACTATTATCAAACCGTACCACGTCAACCAGGTGATCGCCCAATCAAGAATGAAGGCGGTCGTTATCGTGGGAACGTGACGGTTCGTACCGCACTTGAACTTTCACTAAACGTACCTGCTGTTAAAATCTACGAGAAAATGAATATGTCAAACTCGATTCAAAAACTCGTCGATATGGGAGTTGAAGTACCAGATGCGATTCGTTATGCCCCTTCAGCCGCACTCGGTACGATGGAAATCACACCGGTCGAACTCGCTGGTGCTTACGCGACACTCGCGAACTACGGCGAATTCGTTCAACCATATGTCATCTCGAAAATCACGAAAGACGGGAAAGACATCTATAAAGCAAAACCGAAGAAAAAGCGGATTTATGAACCACGCACTGCTTACTTGACGCTTGATATGATGCGCGGTGTCTTTACGAGAGGTACAGCAACATTTGCAAAAGACCGATTGAATGTACCTGGAGACTGGGCAGGTAAAACAGGTACGACGAACGATGTAAAAGACTCTTACCTTGTTGGTTCAACACCTGGTGTCACCCTTGCCGTTTGGACTGGACATGACCAGAACAATTCACTCATCGGTCCGACGACGTATTATCAACGCACACAGACGCTGTGGTCACAAATGGCGAACGCAGCATATAGTGCTAATAACAGCTACTTCAAATCAGGTGCTCGTTTCACACAACCATCTTCTGTTTCCGCAGACGATTTCAAAAACAGTGGTCGTTTCAAAGAAGAAGATAAAAAGAAAAAAGCCGAAGAGGCGAAGAAAAAAGCAGAAGCTGAGAAAAAGAAAGAAGAAGCAGCTAAGCGAGCAGAAGAAGAAGCTAAGAGAGCGGAAGAACAGAAACAAGAAGCGCAACAAAACGAACAACAAGCTGAAGCAGATGCGAAGAAAAAAGCAGAGGAAGACGCAAAACGTGCTGCCGATGCAAAAGCGAAAGCCGAGGCAGAAGCTAAGAAGAAAGCGGAAGCTGACGCTAAGAAAAAAGAAGCAGATGCAAAGAAACAACAAGAGCAACAGAAAAAGCAAGATGAAAAGAAAAACGACGCTACTTCTGAAAACTAA
- the acsA gene encoding acetate--CoA ligase yields the protein MKVLKALPGKHWLAEYDETNAYEWKDAEQYFSWATTGKVNMAHEAIDRHAEGERANKDALIYFDGTTEQRFTYADMKRLTNKAANVLVDAGVKTGDRIFIFMPRSPELYFALLGALKVGAIVGPLFEAFMEQAVRDRLLDSEAKLLVTTKALLPRVPVGELGSLEKVVLVDEGVEESETLIDFRKAFDQASDVFEPVWLDREDGLILHYTSGSTGKPKGVLHVQNAMIQHLMTGRWVLDLQEDDVYWCTADPGWVTGTSYGIFAPFLNGATNIVVGGRFNPDFWYSVIEKYKVTVWYSAPTAFRMLMGAGADVANHHDLSSLRHVLSVGEPLNPEVIRWGKEAFDQRIHDTWWMTETGAMMICNYKSMDIKPGSMGKPIPGTQAAIVDDQGNELPPFRMGNLALKTPWPSMMRQIWNNPQKYESYFFKGWYVSGDSAYMDDEGYFWFQGRVDDVIMTAGERVGPFEVESRLVEHPAVAEAGVIGKPDPVRGEIIKAFIALRDGYEPTDELKQEIQAFVKEGLAAHAAPREIDFRDKLPKTRSGKIMRRVLKAWELNLETGDLSTMED from the coding sequence ATGAAAGTTTTGAAAGCGCTTCCGGGGAAGCATTGGTTAGCAGAGTATGATGAGACGAACGCGTATGAATGGAAAGATGCTGAGCAGTACTTTTCGTGGGCGACAACGGGGAAAGTCAACATGGCCCATGAAGCAATCGATCGTCACGCAGAAGGCGAGCGGGCGAACAAGGATGCGCTGATTTATTTCGATGGAACGACGGAACAACGCTTCACATATGCAGATATGAAACGGTTGACGAATAAAGCGGCAAACGTATTAGTGGATGCAGGGGTCAAAACGGGTGACCGGATTTTCATCTTCATGCCACGCTCGCCGGAATTGTATTTTGCCTTACTTGGCGCACTGAAAGTAGGGGCAATCGTCGGTCCATTGTTTGAAGCATTCATGGAACAAGCGGTTCGCGATCGTTTGCTCGATTCTGAAGCGAAGTTACTCGTGACGACGAAGGCATTGCTCCCACGTGTTCCAGTTGGGGAACTGGGCTCACTTGAAAAGGTAGTGCTTGTCGACGAAGGCGTGGAAGAATCAGAAACACTAATCGATTTCCGCAAAGCATTTGATCAAGCATCTGATGTGTTCGAACCAGTTTGGTTAGATCGCGAAGACGGATTGATTTTGCATTATACTTCGGGATCAACAGGGAAACCCAAAGGTGTTCTCCATGTTCAGAATGCGATGATTCAGCACTTGATGACGGGGCGCTGGGTACTTGATCTACAAGAAGACGATGTCTACTGGTGCACGGCTGACCCAGGCTGGGTCACAGGAACGAGTTACGGTATCTTCGCTCCGTTCTTGAATGGGGCAACGAACATCGTCGTCGGTGGACGCTTCAATCCAGACTTCTGGTACAGTGTCATCGAGAAGTATAAAGTAACGGTTTGGTATAGCGCACCGACCGCTTTCCGCATGTTAATGGGAGCTGGCGCGGATGTTGCGAATCATCATGATCTATCAAGTCTTCGTCATGTATTATCCGTCGGAGAGCCATTGAACCCAGAAGTCATTCGTTGGGGCAAAGAAGCGTTCGATCAACGCATTCATGATACGTGGTGGATGACGGAGACAGGTGCGATGATGATTTGTAATTACAAGTCGATGGATATTAAACCGGGATCAATGGGGAAACCGATTCCAGGAACACAAGCAGCAATCGTCGATGATCAAGGAAATGAGTTACCACCATTCCGAATGGGGAATCTTGCCTTAAAAACACCATGGCCGTCGATGATGCGTCAGATCTGGAACAATCCGCAGAAATACGAATCATATTTCTTCAAAGGATGGTATGTATCAGGTGACTCTGCTTATATGGACGATGAAGGTTACTTCTGGTTCCAAGGGCGCGTTGATGACGTCATCATGACAGCTGGAGAACGAGTCGGTCCGTTCGAGGTCGAAAGTCGTCTCGTTGAACATCCAGCGGTCGCAGAAGCTGGAGTCATCGGGAAACCAGATCCGGTTCGCGGTGAAATCATCAAGGCATTCATTGCCTTACGTGATGGTTACGAGCCAACGGATGAACTAAAACAAGAAATTCAGGCATTTGTCAAAGAAGGTCTCGCTGCTCATGCGGCGCCACGAGAAATTGATTTCCGGGATAAATTGCCGAAGACACGAAGTGGTAAAATTATGCGTCGTGTTCTGAAAGCATGGGAGTTAAATCTCGAAACAGGAGATCTTTCAACGATGGAAGATTGA
- a CDS encoding GNAT family N-acetyltransferase produces the protein MFEKQFNHRTHETSLGPVDIEGPVPSQTLATYTLDSGLTAFRPPAEQHQALVEIADLEEGRIIVARQGTEIIGYVTYLYPDPYETWSEGNNPYILELGAIEVSSRFRGQQIGKKLLEISMLDPAMEHYLILTTEYYWHWDLKGSGLSVWDYRKIMEKMMNHGGLVFFPTDDPEIASHPANCLMARIGKHVSPEVVAHFDALRLRRRFMYD, from the coding sequence ATGTTTGAAAAACAATTCAATCATCGGACGCATGAAACATCACTCGGTCCTGTCGACATCGAAGGTCCCGTACCGAGTCAAACACTAGCAACGTATACACTCGATTCAGGGTTGACAGCTTTTCGTCCACCCGCTGAACAACACCAAGCGCTCGTTGAGATCGCCGACCTCGAGGAGGGACGCATCATCGTCGCTCGTCAAGGAACGGAAATCATCGGTTATGTGACTTACTTATATCCTGACCCTTATGAAACATGGAGTGAAGGGAACAATCCGTACATTCTGGAACTCGGAGCAATCGAAGTCTCCTCTCGATTCCGCGGACAGCAAATCGGAAAAAAATTACTTGAGATCTCCATGCTCGACCCTGCCATGGAACATTATTTAATTTTAACGACTGAATATTACTGGCACTGGGACTTAAAAGGGAGTGGACTATCCGTCTGGGATTACCGAAAAATCATGGAGAAGATGATGAACCATGGTGGCCTCGTCTTCTTTCCGACGGATGATCCGGAAATCGCCTCTCATCCCGCTAATTGTTTGATGGCGCGTATCGGAAAACACGTCTCCCCTGAAGTTGTCGCTCACTTTGATGCGTTACGCTTAAGAAGACGTTTCATGTACGACTGA
- a CDS encoding acetoin utilization AcuB family protein yields MLIEQIMNTTCITMQPTNSIAHAVELMQRHKIRHVLVVNARHELVGLVGLKEIQSASSIFHPDTAKQDLQYPVSSIMIESPITAHPLDFLEDAAVLFYEYRLTCLPIVRGRRLVGVVTETDLLRTFVQLTGALEPSSQIEIRVENTAGTLAKIATLLAKTNINILNVLVYPTDDPYVRIVAFRVQTMNPIRIIEKLRKEGFDVLGPDVSR; encoded by the coding sequence ATGTTAATTGAACAAATCATGAATACGACGTGCATCACGATGCAACCGACGAATTCCATCGCTCATGCGGTTGAACTCATGCAACGTCATAAAATTCGTCATGTTCTTGTCGTCAATGCGCGGCACGAACTTGTTGGTCTTGTCGGATTAAAGGAAATTCAAAGCGCAAGTAGTATCTTTCATCCGGATACAGCAAAACAAGACCTACAGTATCCGGTCTCAAGCATTATGATCGAGAGCCCTATCACGGCTCATCCACTTGATTTTCTCGAAGATGCAGCTGTCTTGTTTTATGAATATCGATTGACTTGTCTACCAATCGTCCGTGGTCGACGACTCGTTGGGGTCGTAACGGAAACAGATCTATTACGAACATTTGTACAGTTAACCGGTGCACTCGAGCCAAGTTCCCAAATTGAAATTCGTGTCGAGAATACGGCAGGTACGTTAGCAAAGATTGCTACACTGCTTGCTAAAACGAATATCAATATCTTAAATGTACTCGTCTATCCAACAGACGATCCGTACGTCCGGATCGTTGCGTTTCGTGTCCAGACGATGAATCCGATTCGGATCATCGAGAAGTTGCGCAAAGAAGGATTTGATGTACTTGGACCGGATGTGAGCAGATGA